A window of Ipomoea triloba cultivar NCNSP0323 chromosome 2, ASM357664v1 contains these coding sequences:
- the LOC116010915 gene encoding uncharacterized protein LOC116010915 codes for MSLKVEKGFLKALANRLKGNSSSSASYATAASDPHGHAKSGSSVLKGEFFPVYVAVGMIALSAGFGIHTARHQLSRSPNVYVKKSRRETVPEVVEPEQVVEDADNFINKSFFRKVAHVQDSDRQQVMPDPIRGDVFVRKPKAETLKSVGVE; via the exons ATGTCTTTGAAAGTAGAAAAGGGTTTCTTGAAAGCTTTGGCAAATCGGCTGAAAgggaattcttcttcttctgcctCCTACGCCACGGCAGCATCAGATCCCCACGGCCACGCCAAATCTGGGTCGTCGGTGCTGAAGGGAGAGTTTTTCCCGGTGTACGTGGCGGTGGGGATGATAGCTTTGTCGGCGGGATTCGGCATCCACACCGCCAGGCACCAGCTCAGCCGGTCGCCTAATGTGTACGTGAAGAAGTCGAGGAGGGAGACGGTGCCGGAAGTGGTGGAGCCGGAGCAGGTGGTGGAGGACGCCGATAACTTCATCAACAAGTCTTTCTTCCGGAAGGTTGCTCATGTCCAGGACTCCGATCGTCAACAAGTCATGCCTGATCCTATCCGAGGAGATGTTTTCGTTAG GAAACCCAAGGCAGAGACATTGAAATCAGTGGGAGTAGAGTGA